The uncultured Sphaerochaeta sp. genome includes the window CTTCATGCTGTAGTCACTCCCTCTGATGCCACTGATAATTCACTCACTTGGTCAGTAGATAATGGTACCGGGAGAGCGACTATCGACCAGAGTGGTCTTCTTACTTCCATAGAAGGCTATCTACCACCTTTGATGCGCTTGATGCATGCGACATAGTCATATGGGCTACCCCGGTGTATACCATGCTTGTTCCCTGGCAGCTTGTTCGTTTCTTAGACCTCATGAGAGAGCAGGGAAGGCAGTCCATACTTGCTGGTAAGTATGCAACCTGCATCATGAGTTGCTTTCATTACTACGACCACCTTGCTGAAGATTGGCTGCGTGGGACCTGTGAGGAACTTGGCATGGCCTTTGTGGAAGGGTTAAGTGTAGATAACAAGGACATGTTGCAAGCTGACTTCAGGAAGAATATGATTTCACATCCGTGCTTCTGGTCAATCAGATGGTGCAGACCACCCATGGGTTTTCCGTGGAATGGAAACCCATGGGTGGGGCAATACTGCTCATGGCACTCGTTGTGGTGCTCGGTGTATACGGACTGAAGCGGTGGGAGCCAGACGACTGATCTCAGGTAGAAACCACCATAACTTGGAAGGTTCTGGTTCTTGGACCATCGAATTCACAGAAATAGATGTCCTGCCAGATGCCCAGTGAAAGTCTACCATGCATAATGGGGACCATTACACTGGATCCCATGGCAGAAGCTTTCAGGTGTGCCGTTGAATTGCCTTCGGCATGCCTGAATTTGCTGTTCTCGGGAAATGCGTTGCGTAACCCATACATCATATCCTTCACCACATCTGGATCCGCATTTTCATTGATGGTAAGTCCTGCAGTCGTATGTGGGCAGAATACGAGAACATATCCTTGCTTTACTTGTGCTTCAGTGACACACTTTTGTACTTGTAGTGTAATGGGTAGGAAGGCTTCTCGCGGAGTAGCGATGGTTAATGACTGTAACATGGTAATATACTAGAAAGGTATGGTGAGGTGGTCAATCCTTCTTTCAGGTGATCATGGAAGTAAAATAGAGACCCTACTATCGATATCAATTTTATGAAATCCTGTCTAGGATAAAAAATCCTGCAAG containing:
- a CDS encoding secondary thiamine-phosphate synthase enzyme YjbQ encodes the protein MLQSLTIATPREAFLPITLQVQKCVTEAQVKQGYVLVFCPHTTAGLTINENADPDVVKDMMYGLRNAFPENSKFRHAEGNSTAHLKASAMGSSVMVPIMHGRLSLGIWQDIYFCEFDGPRTRTFQVMVVST
- a CDS encoding Ig-like domain-containing protein yields the protein MVACSPDTLTVIPVEQISISSDVDYVVEGETLQLHAVVTPSDATDNSLTWSVDNGTGRATIDQSGLLTSIEGYLPPLMRLMHAT